DNA from Candidatus Parvarchaeota archaeon:
CGGCCTGCCTGAGCGGTGCCGTGCCGGGGGGATGTTCGAAGTCTCGTTGTTGAAGTATGTTGTGATGTGGTACTGGACAAGCTCCCATAAATCCTCTATGATAAGCTGGGGGGCGCCTGCATTGATATTTGCCTCAAGCCTCTGATTTATCCTCATTATGTCCACAAGCTTGTGCGTAAGGTCGTCTTCTGACCTGTCACCTGTCTCAAGGGTGATTGACGGGCGCACTGAAACAGGCGGGACAATCAGCGCAGTGAGGACCATCCACTCTGGCCTTGCAAACACAGGGTCAAAACCTAGCACCCTCAGGTCGTTGTTTGGTATTTCCTCAAGCCACTTTCGCACATCTGTTGGAAGAAGCATCGTTGAGCCGAGGAAAAAGGTGGTTGGCTTGAGCAGCTTGACCTCCTGGTTTTTCTCGTTGCAGTGCGGGCACTTGGTGGCTTTTTTTGTCTTGGATTTCACATCCGCCTCTGCCTCGTCTGACTCAAGAATTAATGAAAGTTCCTGCACCTGCTTTTCGGAAAGCAAAAGCCTCCTGCACTTTGAGCAGGTGGACTTGAGTATGTAGAGGATTGCCTTTGCAAACTCCGGGTGGATGACTGGCCTCACAAGCTCTATGTGCGCAAAGTGGCCCGGGCAGGAGCGAAGCTTGCCCCCGCAAGTCTTGCATTTTAGCCCCGGGTCAATGACTCCCATGCGCGGGTCCACAAGCCCGCCGTCAATCGGATAGGAGTCGTCATCGTATGTGTCCGGGACGGTTATTTTTGCCGAGGAAAATTTGCGTATCATCTCCGGGGAAAATATGGAGAACTTTATGTGGTCAATCATTTTTGAGACAATCATTCAATCACCGCTTGTTGCAAATGCTTTCCATAATTTTTTCGCTTCTTGCTTTGTTGCATTCATGCAAATCATGCTTCATGCCAGTCATGCGCCATGCCATATGCTTGAACCGAAATTGAAAAAAAATTTCAATGGCGCCTTCATGCAGGATTCCAACAGCCGACCCATGCAGCACCAGCTAGGATTTGTCCCTGAGCATCAGCCTTGGGAATATGCCAATCGATTTGATTTCGTCAAGTAGGAGCTTGAAGGCATAGCTCATCTCGACATTGTGCAGGCCGCTGTTTGAATCGCAAAGCGGGCAGTAGTCCCTGTTTTTCACATGGTCGTGAGTCGCGATTGAGCCGCACTTTTCGCACACAAGCTCGTAGGTCTTGTCAGACTCCTCAAGCATGCGCTCGCGCAAAAGCATCGAAGCCCCATAGCCGATAAGGCAATCGCGCTCCATTTCCCCGAACCTCAAGCCTCCATCCCTTGCCCTTCCTTCCGTAGGCTGGTGCGTCAGAAGCTGCACAGGCCCCCTTGAGCGCATGTGCATCTTGTTTGAGACCAGGTGATGCAGCTTTTGGTAGTAGATGACTCCGATGAATATCTTGCTTTTGATTTTCTGCCCTGAAAGCCCGTCGTAAAGGTATTCCTCTCCATATTCCTCAAAGCCGTACTGCTTCATGACTTTTGTGAAGTCCCCCTCCTTGTCGCCTGCAAACGCGGTTGCGTCTGCAAGGTTGCCGGAATAGCATGCCGCCTTGCCCCCAAGCATCTCAAGCAAGTGCCCTGCAGTCATGCGCGAGGGTATGGCGTGCGGGTTTATGATAAGGTCGGGAGTCACGCCGGAAGCCGTAAATGGCATGTCCTCCTGTGGCACGAGAAGCCCGATGACTCCTTTTTGTCCGTGCCTTGAGCAGAATTTGTCGCCAATTTCGGGGATTTTTATCGAGCGGACGCGGATTTTTGCAAGCTTGTGCCCGGAAAGGCTGTCTGAAACCAGAACTGAGTCCACAATGCCAGAGTCGCCGCTTTTTAGGGACAGAGAATTTTCCCTCTTTTTCTCCTCTGTGACGCCAAAGACTGAAACCTCCTCCAAAAACCTCGGGGGCGATGTTTTGCCAACAAGCACATCCTTGCTCTCAACTACCGCCTCGGCTGATATTATCCCGTCCTGGCCAAGGTGCCTGTACGATTTTTCCTCCCTGTAGCCTGAAGTTGTAGGCGGCGGTATTTCAAACTTGTCCTTTTGGCCGCCAGGATACTTCCTCTCTTCGGATTCGTATGTCTTGTAAAAGGCAGAGCGCCCAAGGCCCCGGTCAACCGCGCTTTTGTTCACGACCACCGCGTCTGCCATGTTGTAGCCGTAGTATGAAGTGATTGCAACAACG
Protein-coding regions in this window:
- a CDS encoding DNA-directed RNA polymerase subunit A' (DNA-dependent RNA polymerase catalyzes the transcription of DNA into RNA using the four ribonucleoside triphosphates as substrates), producing the protein MIVSKMIDHIKFSIFSPEMIRKFSSAKITVPDTYDDDSYPIDGGLVDPRMGVIDPGLKCKTCGGKLRSCPGHFAHIELVRPVIHPEFAKAILYILKSTCSKCRRLLLSEKQVQELSLILESDEAEADVKSKTKKATKCPHCNEKNQEVKLLKPTTFFLGSTMLLPTDVRKWLEEIPNNDLRVLGFDPVFARPEWMVLTALIVPPVSVRPSITLETGDRSEDDLTHKLVDIMRINQRLEANINAGAPQLIIEDLWELVQYHITTYFNNETSNIPPARHRSGRPLKTLSQRLKGKEGRFRYNLSGKRVNFSARTVVSPDPNISIDEVGVPRLVAQALTVPVKVTDWNLEECKKYVESTEYPHAEYVIRPDGKRLQVTEITRKEIIDTLSKGFVVERQLTNGDTVLFN